Proteins encoded together in one Nitrospirota bacterium window:
- a CDS encoding SUMF1/EgtB/PvdO family nonheme iron enzyme, whose product MTGGLCLGAGEQQPVEGGYVASSVEAGRGRDNAPMVFIASGPFTMGSNEGLPNERPEHTVALDAFYIDKYEVTLNLYQKFLEAEKREAPQTWDDEAATTVGDRPAIGMTWESAAAYCNWAGKRLPTEAEWEKAARGGDTRRYPWGDMQPFVDIANYNRGIWVSEAITLAAVTSGLEGMSVRHGLKEGGKSPFGVFHMAGNAAEWVADWYERDYYQKSPEKNPPGPASGEKRVLRGGSWADLPSALRVTARFSAEPDFEDRTTGFRCAMDATK is encoded by the coding sequence ATGACGGGCGGGCTCTGTCTCGGGGCAGGGGAGCAACAGCCCGTGGAGGGCGGGTACGTAGCTTCGTCGGTCGAGGCAGGTCGAGGGAGGGATAATGCTCCCATGGTTTTCATAGCTTCAGGTCCCTTCACGATGGGTAGTAATGAGGGGCTTCCCAATGAGCGTCCTGAACATACCGTGGCACTTGATGCTTTTTATATCGATAAGTATGAAGTCACCCTGAACCTCTATCAGAAATTTCTGGAAGCAGAGAAACGCGAAGCGCCGCAAACATGGGACGATGAGGCTGCGACGACGGTTGGAGATCGGCCAGCCATTGGAATGACATGGGAGTCGGCGGCTGCCTATTGTAACTGGGCGGGGAAACGACTTCCAACCGAGGCTGAGTGGGAGAAGGCGGCGCGGGGGGGTGACACGCGTCGGTATCCGTGGGGGGATATGCAGCCGTTCGTCGACATTGCAAACTATAATCGAGGCATATGGGTGAGTGAAGCCATTACATTGGCGGCGGTCACCAGTGGTCTTGAGGGAATGAGTGTCCGACATGGGTTAAAAGAGGGAGGGAAAAGCCCGTTTGGTGTTTTCCACATGGCAGGAAACGCGGCAGAATGGGTGGCTGACTGGTATGAGCGGGACTATTATCAAAAGAGTCCTGAGAAGAATCCACCAGGCCCCGCTTCTGGGGAAAAGCGAGTGCTGCGAGGTGGATCGTGGGCGGATTTGCCCTCTGCGTTGCGTGTGACGGCGCGCTTTTCAGCTGAGCCTGATTTCGAGGATCGAACGACGGGATTTCGCTGTGCGATGGATGCAACAAAGTGA